Within the Mugil cephalus isolate CIBA_MC_2020 chromosome 1, CIBA_Mcephalus_1.1, whole genome shotgun sequence genome, the region GTCTATGTCGCTGAGGTCCtctcgttcttcttctctcgGAGACCCTCCCACCTCGGTGTAGGCCTCGGCCGCCACCTCCGGTTCTCCCACTTCTAAGCTCAGGTTGGTGCCCAGATCCTGGGGCAGGGTAGGAGCCtcccgtccctcctcctcctcagcaggCTCGCAGTCCGAAGCTCTCCGCTTGGGGAGGGGGATGAGAGGGGGAGGCAGGGGCCCCGCGGAGGACAGAGAGGGATCCAGAGGTCTTATGACCTCGCCACCctgagggagggaaggaagggtgAGAAGAGACcgactgatgtttttttgttttttttcctgtgtgtggatgtttgtgtCTTACTCTGAAGAAGTCCTTGAGCTGTGGGCTGTTGTACAGTGCAGGTATGGTTGTAGTAAAAAGAAACATGGCTTCCGCtgctttcctcctctcctcaatCACAGCTTCATCAAACCTTCCTGAAACAGATGcacacaaataacaacacatttttatttatgtttaaaaatatatatatagatgtcAGACAGGTAAATACTCTTTTTGTGCCAGATGTTAAGAAAAATCATCTAATCACCAGTGAAGAGTTTGAGATGCTGATCTGATTATGCTACCGTCAACTAAAAACATGACCGTTGTTTGCCTTTGCAGTTGTGTATTGGTAAAGGCAGGAAAAATTCAGCCGTAGGCTGAAGGGATATGTCACAAGAATTATGAGGAAACACTACAAACGGACAAGCTGGAGGAACTAGAAGTGACTGAAAGACTCTTGACTAGCTAACATGAAATCCAAgttctttctgttatttaactAGCAGCAAACCAAACGACCCGGTCAGTTTGTAATCCGTCTTTAGCGCATTATACCAAAAACTTGTGCGCGGGGAAAAGGCGGAAactcctcctgtctcctgaaCAGATTCCTGTGCGTGTAGGCCAACTCTCCGTggagcttcttcagctctgaaaacCTCCTCCACACGACCACCTCCTTCACATCTTCCGGATGACGCTTGGACACAAACTGCACAccagaaaagagaggagaaaaataaaacagaacattaaaCCTCACcccacatttttaatttccagtaCGTCAGACACACATTCAGATTGTGAATGCATGCTTGTCTAACCCGCGGGGCATTAGCGCGGTCATGGGGGTGCTGGAGCTCTCGAACTGAATCACAAGTTCTCTCTGTTCCGCCTCAGCACTCGCTGTGCACCAGTGCCTCAAATAAAAGGCCTATTGTGTAGTTATGTATCTATCCACCTGAGACAGCGGCAGGGCCTTTGAGAACGGACCGTGTCACAAATGAGTAACAATAGAATAGAagtagaatagaaaaatactttattcgtAACCTGGGGGGAAATTCGAGCCcccagtagcttgtacacaaacatacactgaCATCAACAAAAGTGCAAAGGGAGAAGGAAGACTGGTCATATTTATAagactgtattaacatgtattaacatgtaaaactatTTCAACATTGGCGtgtctgatggctgtggggacaCAGGACCTCCCGAATCCTGTGTATACAAAGTGTATACAATACAAAGTtactttttaattgaattttttaACCAATGAGTGAAATTGTAAACACTTAAACTACAAATTAATTTTGCAAGTCACTGGTAAATGATCTTACTAGACAGTAATCATAATTATAAGATGAACTAGCTTTATATTAATGGAAGTGTAGCTAATGAGAGATGAAGAGTGAAAACTAACCCTCGCTGTCACTTTGTACTCGGTGTGTCCCTTCTCATGTGTTCGCGGCTCGGTAACGGTGAAGAACCGATGATATTCTTCTTTGGCTTTTCGCGACATGTCCCCTCTCGACaatgagagaagaaaaacaacagcgtGTTTCAGCTTCTCCAAACTAACAAGCTAAAGCCGCGCTGAGTGTCTCTCTTCTGTTGTGATTCTTCGGTCCGTCCCCTCAATGGACGCACTCACTTCCTGGTTGGTGACGTATGCGACTGCGTGATTACGTACAGAAGAGGCGACGTCGAAGTATTCACCGGAAGTGTATTTACTTCGTTTTTTAAGCATAATATCTCCTCATTATTATTGATTAAACTTGaagtattttgtgtttatactgtttattagtttttaaaaatattttttaatattggcAATACGATattctttacttttaattacattattatccattttatttgtattttaaaatataaaaaaatctaGCTCAATATCATACATTTAATAATGCCACCAACTTGTAACATAGCACAAAAGTATGGTTAtaagataaacacaaacagatggtTTAGACATGTAGAGTCTGTACAGTCTAAATACTCCAGGGGGTGCTATAGGGTCATGTATAATAATGTGCAAATgacactcattcatttatttagtgtctGTCCTCTGTAGGGTCACAGGGACAAAtaaaaattttatatttttgtggcCTGATCCTTTTAATAAATTATCGTACTAGATAGCTATTGTGCATAATTATAACatgaaatgtgcatttttaaagcaCATAAAAGCCTTGAATAAACACTGTTTACACTGATAACTGCAATTGTGAGGATTATTCCTTTCCAAGCTCATATCTAGTCTCCAGTTCACCTTCATGACATGATGAATTCAAACCCATGGCATCAACTGGATCTGACTAACTCAATCACATAATGGCACAGAGACTATCAAACTAAATCCTCATATCAGTGTTTTAATCAATGCTGTCTCAAGGCCTTGTCGAGGACTGTGAGTTTATGTACAACAGGCTGCAGCTCAAAGGTCAGTGTTCATCGCCCTTGCTGATGCTTTCACCCTCTAGTAATTGCCTGTTAAATGAGAGGGAAAACATGCAGCAGACACAAATaaggtaaatatttaatttaggGCCTGGTAGTCTGGTTTGCATTTCTGACGAAAAACTAACACGATGAGCGTGGGAAGGGGGGCAGGTTGCGTTCAAGCTACTGTATTTAGGTCATTTCGGAGGTCTTCCTGTAGTTAAATACGGAGAGGTGCATATTAGATGCAGCGTGAACTATGCATGAGTGAGAGAAGATGTCAAAaatagcagaggatggtttcgatccatcgacctctgggttatgggcccagcacgcttccgctgcgccactctgctccGGCTTAAGGCGACAGGCAAAGCAGCTGTGCTCGCTCGCAGAACTGCTTTACAGTCTCCTCACGAGAGACAGCGTTCTTACATAAGGTACGGTCATTGTTTCTCGCTGAAAGAGGCGgctacagagagaaagaggctcccggggaggaaggaaagggagggTTAGAGCGtggaagggagagaaaaaaatgctttaacaGTAAAGAGCGAGGCCAAATACAGTAACTTAAAGGCGAGTTATAAAAGAAATGCTCGGGACGTGCTAAGTTTACATTCACATGACCAGTGTTGTGCAAATGTGGCATGTTTTGAAGGAGGGGTGTCCTGATGGCACGGACTAATTAGCATCCATTTTAGCTCCATTCATGCCAAACGGTTTCCACACTGAACAAGCTTGTCTTTGTGAGAGAGAACTAGGCCAGGCATTGACAGGGAAACGAGTGAATAAAGAATGGGAAAGGGAACAGGGAGATGTAGTtcacagacaaagagacaaagggaagggaaaggaaGAAATGTAATATCATGTCATAGGTTCATTTACAACAGTGAGTGTTAGAGCACATGATAAATCATTGAAAATACACGAGTCCAAGTCCATGTACAGTTAATATCATCGGCTGCATTGTATGACGTTATGAAATGTTCCTTTTAATAATTTATCTGTTAATCTAATGTAAAAGCGCAACACGTGTGAACTTTATGTTCCCACACTATATCCAGGTCTAGTTGACTGGACGTCTGAAGCACAAGCACAAAGTTCTGAAGCTGAATC harbors:
- the snx15 gene encoding sorting nexin-15; translation: MSRKAKEEYHRFFTVTEPRTHEKGHTEYKVTARFVSKRHPEDVKEVVVWRRFSELKKLHGELAYTHRNLFRRQEEFPPFPRAQVFGRFDEAVIEERRKAAEAMFLFTTTIPALYNSPQLKDFFRGGEVIRPLDPSLSSAGPLPPPLIPLPKRRASDCEPAEEEEGREAPTLPQDLGTNLSLEVGEPEVAAEAYTEVGGSPREEEREDLSDIDLDDRIPSPDPSPARNHQSSENQEEFDSLFDSVAEEQVPSPKEEGPPPLTDNDLAVFDPCYKQERSNSSTDHSELFSLPTAGLNEGDAGYLNQAAKELTAAMDREKEGEFSSAIRGYRTAVDLLITGVQGDPDPVRRESVMRRTAQYLKHAEMLVERHSSPSHTHTPTHAQDP